In the genome of Roseofilum reptotaenium CS-1145, the window GGATAGATACAATTATTGGCGATATTACTTGCCAATATAACGCGCGATCGCCCTATCTGAGATGTGCCATTAATCCCCATGGCCCTTGTGAAGAGTGTTCCCACTATCAACCGACCCAAGAGGATACAGGGTTTCGAGGCACAAAATCTTGAACAAAGATAGAGTGTTCTCTATATTGCCCCAACTGCCACAACCGGTTTGGATTTTAGCGGCGGGTCGTCTCTTATCCCAAATTGGCATCGGATTTACCCTATTTTATGCTCCCATTTTTTTCGTCAATCAAGTGGGACTCTCGGCGACTCAAGTCGGTTTGGGATTAGGAAGTAGTGCTTTTTCTGGCATTCTTGGACGGTTTCTAGCAGGTAACTTTACGGATTCTCCCCAATGGGGTCGCCGCCGTACCTTATTGTTGTCGGCTCTGGTTTCGGCTTTTGCAGATGTAATTTTGGCTCTAATTGTCGATTTTCCAACCCTGGTTTTGGGAAATCTGTTGATGGGTTTGGGGATTGGACTCTATTGGCCGGCAACGGAGACCGTGGTGGCCGATGTAACTCAGCTAGATCAACGAAATGAAGCCTTTGCTCTAGCACGATTAGCTGATAATTTAGGACTCGGATGTGGGGTACTGTTGGGGGGCTTGTTAATTGAAGCCGGGGTGAATTTTCGCTGGCTGTTTGTGATGGATGGTATATCGTTTTTACTATTCTTTGCTCTGATTTATACCGCGATTGACGAAACCCGACCCCAAAACCACAAGCCCCGACCCCAGCACGGTTCTAATTGGGGGGTAGCTTTGGGCGATCGCCAGTTACAAAAGTTTGTAATCGTTAATCTTCTCTTTACCACCTATCTCTCGCAACAGCAAAGCACATTGCCCCTCTATTTGAGCAATTTTCTAGCCTCTGGAGGGTTTTCTCCTGCCATCATTAGCAGCTTATTTACCGGACAAATTGCTTTTTTAGCCCTCTGTCAACTCCCCATCGCTCGCCGTTTAAATCGTTGGAGTCGTTCGCAAAGTTTAATGCTATCCCTATCAGTTTGGAGCGCAAGTTTTGTTTTAGTCTGGATCGCTGGTGGAGTCAATCAAGAAGCTCTATTTTGGGCTATCAGTGCATTAGTCGGGATGGCAGTTGCCACAGCCATCTATACCCCGTCCGCTTCTGCTCTCGTGGTGGATTTAGCTCCAGAAGACTTACGGGGAACCTATTTAGCCATTAATGCTCAATGTTGGGCTATTGGCTATCTGATCGGCCCCCCTTTGGGAGGATGGGTATTAGACCAGTCTAGAATCATTATCGATGGGTTTTGGCTGGCGATCGCCTTCAGCACCCTCCTTGGTATCCAGATTTTGCGATCGCTTGAGGGCACTTCGCGCTAGGGAATGGGGAATAGGGAATAGGCAACCAGCAATCTCCATTTCCCCTCATACCCCCACCTACTTCGCCAGCACACCATGGAGGAAAATATCTGCCATCCCTTCAGCCATTTCGCGCATGGACTGGGGAGATGCGTCGGGTTCAATAATCGTTGTATCGCTAAATCCGGCAATCACAAACATGCCCAAAAACACCTGAGCGACAATTTTAGGATTCATCTGGCGATAAACCCCCCGATCCATTGCCGTTTGAAAAAATGCTTCTGCCACATCCGTCATTTTATCGATTACATCGGCTTGAATGCGATCGCGCAATTCCGGATGAAACTGAGCCTCCATAAAACAGACTCTCATGCGATCGGCATTGCGATGCAAACTCATCATTCGCCGTCGCATCACTTGGGCAATATCCCGATAACTGCCCATTTCACTTAACTCCGTGAGCAAATCCGTTAAAATATCAATCCAGCCTTGAGTCGCAATTTCCAACAAAATTGCCTTCTTATTACTGAAATGCCGAAATAACGTTCCTTCCGCCACCCCCGCCGCTTGAGCCAAATCCCGTGTTGTTGTGCCATCATATCCTTTGCGAGCAAATAGATGTTGGGCTGCTGCCAGAATACGAGTTCGGGTTTGGGCTTCTGGTTTAGGGGTTGAAGTTGCTATAGTCATCTTCTTAAAGTCAGGTTAATATAACTCTCTTATCCTGTTGTATGGTGATTCAGGATCACTTAGAGCAATTAATCCGTAAAACTTCACACAACCTTACAAAAGTTCTCTAAGATCGCTTAAATCCGTTAAGAGTCCTCCAAAATCCATTCGGAAGAGCGATCGCCCAAATCCAGGATCAATGTCAAGGCCTTACCCAAACGGGGGCGATCGCTGGTCTGTTCAATATAAGACCGCAATTGCTCCGTAGCGCCCCAGTCTTGAAGATACAAGGCGATACGGCTCAGATGGGCGAGATATTCATCCGGAGACCAAGGGAAAGACGCTTGTTCCAAATATTTCCACATAATTTGTACCAAGATTTTCCCCTGGCTTCTACGGATTTGTATATCGTAAGAACGTCCCCACTTGTTCCGTAACAATTGATGTAACTCTTCTCCGGTCATTTTTCTGCTCCCGATCCTCAAAGGACAAATTCTTCAAAACTCACCGCTAAGGGGTGTTAAAAAATGTAATAATGCTCTCATACAAAGTGTAAACTGAGGATTGGCCAAAATTTAAGTGGTCATCTTTAGAGTAGGGGTACTACCTCCTACAAACACTAAAGAGAAAGTGAATCAATTAACAAAACAACTGATGACTCAAGCTTCTGGATCGGCGGATGTCCCCAATATGGGACGACGGCAATTTATGAACCTCTTAACCTTTGGTTCCGCAACCGGAGTCGCTCTAGGCGCTCTTTATCCGGTTGTCAACTATTTTATTCCTCCTTCTAGTGGTGGTGCTGGCGGCGGGACAACCGCTAAGGACGCGGCTGGTAATGATGTGGTAGCTAGCGAATATTTAGCCAGTCATCCCGCAGGCGATCGCTCCCTCGTCCAAGGACTCAAAGGAGACCCCACCTATTTAGTCGTTCAACAAGATAAAACCTTAGCCAGCTATGGACTCAACGCAGTGTGTACCCATTTGGGTTGCGTTGTGCCTTGGAATGCAAGTGAAAACAAGTTTATCTGTCCTTGCCATGGTTCCCAGTATAATGCGGAAGGTAAAGTGGTTCGCGGCCC includes:
- a CDS encoding DUF3067 family protein, coding for MTGEELHQLLRNKWGRSYDIQIRRSQGKILVQIMWKYLEQASFPWSPDEYLAHLSRIALYLQDWGATEQLRSYIEQTSDRPRLGKALTLILDLGDRSSEWILEDS
- a CDS encoding TetR/AcrR family transcriptional regulator — its product is MTIATSTPKPEAQTRTRILAAAQHLFARKGYDGTTTRDLAQAAGVAEGTLFRHFSNKKAILLEIATQGWIDILTDLLTELSEMGSYRDIAQVMRRRMMSLHRNADRMRVCFMEAQFHPELRDRIQADVIDKMTDVAEAFFQTAMDRGVYRQMNPKIVAQVFLGMFVIAGFSDTTIIEPDASPQSMREMAEGMADIFLHGVLAK
- the petC gene encoding cytochrome b6-f complex iron-sulfur subunit, coding for MTQASGSADVPNMGRRQFMNLLTFGSATGVALGALYPVVNYFIPPSSGGAGGGTTAKDAAGNDVVASEYLASHPAGDRSLVQGLKGDPTYLVVQQDKTLASYGLNAVCTHLGCVVPWNASENKFICPCHGSQYNAEGKVVRGPAPLSLALAHTDITDDKVVLSNWEETDFRTNEDPWWT
- a CDS encoding MFS transporter: MNKDRVFSILPQLPQPVWILAAGRLLSQIGIGFTLFYAPIFFVNQVGLSATQVGLGLGSSAFSGILGRFLAGNFTDSPQWGRRRTLLLSALVSAFADVILALIVDFPTLVLGNLLMGLGIGLYWPATETVVADVTQLDQRNEAFALARLADNLGLGCGVLLGGLLIEAGVNFRWLFVMDGISFLLFFALIYTAIDETRPQNHKPRPQHGSNWGVALGDRQLQKFVIVNLLFTTYLSQQQSTLPLYLSNFLASGGFSPAIISSLFTGQIAFLALCQLPIARRLNRWSRSQSLMLSLSVWSASFVLVWIAGGVNQEALFWAISALVGMAVATAIYTPSASALVVDLAPEDLRGTYLAINAQCWAIGYLIGPPLGGWVLDQSRIIIDGFWLAIAFSTLLGIQILRSLEGTSR